Genomic DNA from Danio rerio strain Tuebingen ecotype United States chromosome 5, GRCz12tu, whole genome shotgun sequence:
TATAAAGTGTGGAAGCTAGTGGAAAAAGAGCTGGTGGGAAGTACTTTTTAGGTTTaattttaagtttagtttagttttatcgTATATTAAATTTAGCTTTACATCgactatacattttttaaatatttttaattttagtgcTTGTGTTAGTTTACAACGtcaaatttattatatttagagAGTTTCATGGCACATCATCAGTCGACCACGTTAAAAAGCAAAATGTAAACAATGCGACTGAACTGAAATTTTGGTATTTATTACCTCTGAAAATGACCACTTACTGTAATGTTTTAGGCTGTACTAATCAGTCAGACTAGGAAATAAAACATCTAGACTATTATAGGACTCccaaaaattataacaaataaagtGGAAGATAAAAAACACTGGAACAAGTTGTGTTTTTGGTTGGTCAAACTAAACAAGGCTTtgtcatttgtaataataaaaacacacacacacaaaactgcacGTGTGCCCACTTGGTATAAAGTGTGGAAGCTATggaaaaggattttttttacctttaactTTGAGTTTAGTTTGTTTCatctaatattaaatatttagctTAACGACTAACAGGATACCTTTTTAATAATTGCACTTTTAGTGCTCATGTCAGTTTACATCAAGTCAAATCTATATTGTTTAGAGTGTTTCAAGAAGAAGGAGaggaaaaaatgtaaacaacgcCATCGAACTGGACAAAAACTTGCAAATTTTGAAGATAACTGCCTCTGTAAATAACCACTTATTGTTATGTATTAAGCTGAAACATTTAGAGTACAACAAGACTGCCAAAAGTTATAAGAAATAAAgcataagaagaagaaaaacttTCTGAAGAACAAAAAGCGCTGGTAAATAGTCAAATTGACCAAGgagatatataaattatatatatatatatatatatatatatatatatatatatatatatatatatatatatatataatttatatatctcCTTGGTCAATTTGACTATTTACCAGCGCTTTTTGTTCTTAATTAAAGTATTAGGCCAGTACCTTATTTAATACTGCTCCTACATATATTTTATCACTTATTAAATTCAGTTTGTCAAAACATTGCAACTTTCGCTGCTTACCGAGTCCTTCTCTATATAATTTAGCAGCTTCCACATATTTTTCCTCATGGTTACAGTGATAAAACCTATTTATAGTTTGctttttaacacaatttaaaataaGCTTTAGAGATGATGCTTATAATTTATGTTAACTGCATTTGAAGCTGTGTGAAAACATACTTAATATTTTGCCATAGTCAAAGTAATCAAGCAGTTTAGATATGCTACATGGGTGTATTGCTCTATGTAAGCTCTTTCACTTTTATATGTATTGCATAGAGATAAAGATAGAtaaacacccaaatttatgtaGTTGGTCAATTATATTATTACAGTTTGCACCAAAATATGTCAAGCAATGAACAATTTATGTGCatgtactgtatttatattatattatattagtatttaaTAACACGCATTAAACATTCGTTGCTCCATGCACTAAACCCctttaataaaagttttattaattatattaattgtaaTGTTAAAtctttatacatttattcattttccttctgcttagtgtcttatttatcagggatcaccacagtggaataaaccgccaactactctggcatttgttttacacagcagatgccctttcagctgcaatccagtactgggaaatccGTGTACTTGACCACTATCATTTAATTTGACCTATTTGTCAGATTCTTAAGTTTTTAAGcattaaaatgtaatcaaattttGCATTTTCACATATAATTTGCATATCGCAATAAACACAGGTCAGAATCACAccaaataataattgaatattattttatatatattttgaaatgtaactTTAACAAGGTGTAACccccataaaataatgaatgggTGTAGATAAAACAGAGACAGATAAAATtagataaatgtattaaaataaaatgtataaaaaatgttaaaacatgtatATGCGAGTTATAATTCTCTGATTGGGTGTCAGCAGTCTAAGTCAGCAAATGAGAGCGCTGGATGCTCATCTCCGCCCCCTTGTGGTTGCGGATattattgaaacattttttatacatttcattttaatactTATTTAAGCATCAACACTTTAACACtattataatgatgatgaggtgtacatttatttattattttatctgttttatctaatTTTATCTGTCTTATCTATTTTATCtgtcttatctgttttatctacacccattcattattttatggggGTTACAAAAGggtaattatacatttatacatgtctgtgtctctgtgtgtgtgcgcatggaTGTATCTGGGTAAGGCTGTGAATACAGTAACAGTAATTGATcaattatttaacaaataaataataatagattattgttgtttgttcaaGTAAAATGTGACATTGTTTGAAATGAAAATGCCCAGATTTACCATAAACGACAGGGTGAGATCTGGCATCCCTGTGAGTTTCACACATGCGTCTATCACTCCCTGTATCTCAGCTGTGATGGTTGAACCTAGTATGGAAAAgcagaaacataaataaatgatttactgattcattttatggTTTTATCTGTAAACCGTCACATACTGCAGGATAAAAAGACCTACCTGATTTGTCAATGATAGCATCGATTTCTTCCACCACATCGAAATAAGCTTCGTTGTTGGTATATTTAACACCTGTTCTCCGCCACGGTACCACTGATAGCTGACCTGTAGGAAGCTGCTCACCAACATTAGTACTTCCTGTGAACAAATAGAGGAAATTATTAAAGGAGACCCTTATGACcctttttataagatgtaaaataagtccttaaataagtgtgtatgtgaagtttcagctcaaaatactacacaaataattaaatttaaaggggggaaataaaatataatacaataaaaataaaacaaagggaattttttttattttaaattaatgtaaatgggggaaataaaaaagaaacatggaaaacaaataaaattatattaaagagggaaaaataaaataaaaatatcttaaagtacaaagtgtaatataaaaaaataaaaagtaaatttaattaaattaaagaggaaaatttttttttttaaatttaattaaagtgggaaaaatgtaaaaaataaaaaaaagaggcaaaaaattcaattaaattaaaattttattaaaaaggaaagaataaatcaaataaaacaacataaaatataaaataaaataagggcaaaacaaattaaataatgttttttaactgccccttttaggtttTAATCCTAATtttgccgttttggtgactgtcgctttaaattcaaatgagattgtgctcttttcaaaaaagggcggagctataaatgcctatgtgtcagaaTAGTGGCAGATTCGAGAACAAGACCAAACctcttatgctaatgagggggaGATCTTCACTAATGGGCGAGGCTTACTCCATTTGATAACACATACAAAGTGATAATGTCATAATCAAAGTGTTTCCTTTTTCAAGCGTGCTTATAAACAatagaatgaatacatttttactattagaggctgattatattcacaaactgttgtcacacaactgtgtttaaaccctgtATAAAAGTGATGTTTCCATAACAGCTCCACTTTAATATGGCTTTAGAAGCTGACAGAAATAAATCACACCACAAACTAACAGAGATTACCTGTGATGGTGTTGACCACTGTGCGCAGGATGGTAGGAGGTTTAATGAGCTCTTTTAGGATGTTTGATTCGGTGGCCAGGGGGAAGCCATTATCCAGCATCTCCTCCAGCAGCTCATAGACTACAACTACATTGTCTTTAATAGCAGCCTCTGTGCACACCCCAAAATAGTCCTAAAGGGAAACATTTAACACACGTTATTGAATGTTTTCAGGAGTAGTGGTTTAATGTAATGCTTTACATTACATTCAATAATACATTAATGTGAAGTATTTTATATTAGTTGCTGCAATCAaattggattatttaaggtaactTAGAATACCTTGCATAAAAATACGCTTCTACAAAATTATGTTGGAGCCTCATAACACATCTGTGTCTATTTTGACCTTAAagaaatatatagttttttttccaaaaaactgcagtttaaataatggaactaaactttgcacaTGAAAACCATTAAAATGAGTCTGCCAAGGTGCAAACATTAAGTCTTTAACTGTTgactgttgtcattttcctctcaTCTCGACTTCAGAGtatttattttcagtatttatttccactccagccaatagcagaacatcACCTAGTGAAGAGATGCATCTGATTGGTCAAGTTTATATAAACAAccactgtataaaaaaaacataatttattatcaCACGTCTCCAATGtgtactcaccggccactttattaggtacacctgtccaactgtttgttaacgcaaatttttaatcagccaatcacatggcagcaacttgatGCATTTTCGCTTGTAGACATAGCCAatacaatctgctgcagttcaaactgagcatcagaatggggaagaaaggttggTGCCAGAGACGGGCTGGTCTGATATTTCAGAAACCGCTGATCTAcaaggattttcatgcacaaccatctctagggtttacagaaaatggccTGAAAAATATGGCTATTTCTAGCAGCATAACACATTATGTCAttaagtgtgaatcatctcagactggtttcttgaacatgacgatgagttcactgtactcaaatggcctacagagtcaccagatctcaatccagtagagaaccttttggatgtggtggaacgggagattcgcatcatggatgtgcagccgacatatCTGCAGCTACtgtatgatgctatcatgtcaacgtggaccaaaatctctgaggaatatttccagtaccttgttaattctatgccacgaaggattaaggcagttctgaaggcaaaagtaggtccaacatggtactagtaagctgtacctaataaagtggccggtgagtgtacattgcACACTCTGTGTACATATGCAATTCTGTAAAGTAATAACATTATCAAAAACTTGACTCTATTACTACTCATGGAATATGAGTATaatggcttaatccctttattcatccagggtcgccacagcggaatgaaccgccaacttatccagcaagttttttttttacgcagtggatgcccttccagccgcaacccatctctgggaaacatccacaaacacattcacacatcacacactacggacaatttagcttacccaattcacctataccacaagtctttggactgtgggggaaaccggagcacccgaaggaaacccacacgaaggcagggagaacatgcaaactccacacagaaacgtcaactgagccgaggttcgaaccagtgacccagcgaccttcttgctgggaggcgacagcactacctactgcgccactgcctcgccccacttTGTATATTAggtatattatttgtatattaatttataatcacactccgtagccagcctggtgaaaggggtcattctttttttttttttctcaaaagaacttttttctatttaattatgggatttaaatactgcattttagtgacattttaagcactattctgAATTGGCTTGTCAGATGGTGATCATAACCATTTTGACTATTTTAGCCAAAACAGTTTTCAAATCAATTTTAATatgggccgcttttggtgcttcacacctttttattggtcttATTTTGTCCAAGATTTATAATAAGTTACTTGTAAActattttcttgcacagctggatgttggccTCATGAAAAATATGTTAGCGTTGTTGGCCAGAACTGATTAACTGAAGTCACACCAGCCAACAGatgattctgcttggtcttaaagccttttttgacGGCTTATTTTCACCATTAcagcatagcagtcaaaataggacaattgAGCTCATgtttgggacaaattctggacctttgtcagtgaggggtgggttttCCGAACCACCGGAAcgccccctggctacaggcctaatTATATACCGTGGTACATGGTATATATCAACATGGTATTATTCACCATCACTAAAGCAAAATTATGAAACCCAAACAAACCTGAAAGGTGTCGACCACACGATGGAGGAACTCGATGACAAACAGCGGCGGCACCTCGCTCTGTATCACGGCCACGAAGTAGATGCGATGGCGGAGCACGTTGATGAGGTAGTGATGCGGCGTCGGGATCACCGGAGGTACGTTCTCCGGTTCCGTGGCGCGCTCCAGGGCCTCGAAGAAGTAGTCACATACAGATCGGCTGACCACACTCTTCCAGTGCTTCTCCAGAAAGATGTCCCCCGATGCGTTAACGAGGAATAGACTGTGGATCATCGTGGCAGCTAGAAAAACGATACAAGAAAAGAACAGTACTTTATATTTGAATGAAACCTGCTCGGTCTCAGGTCGTTCAGGCAATAACTGAACAGCAACCTGCCAGCATCCTTACAGGTAACGTAACTGATAGGAGGCCGCTGGGCTCATTTAATATTCTACGTGCCTATCTAGTTACCGGATGGAAAGATAGTTGTTTTAAAAAGCAGCCCGCTCGGATGAAACTAAATGAACTTGCTGTTAACAGaatcacatcatcatcatcatcctccctCTATCTGTTTTTCTCCTCCCCTCGCTCGCATCACAGGACAGTCTTGTGACAAGCTGCGGATTAAAAAGGTTCATTCATTTCGCATTTTCAGCCGGTCGTTTGTTTGTCTTTGGGTGTGGATGTGCACATTGTAAAGAGGAATTAATACTTACGATTTCTGGATTCTTATGTCTCCCACCACTTCCCAGTATTTTGTAATA
This window encodes:
- the ap3m2 gene encoding AP-3 complex subunit mu-2 (The RefSeq protein has 1 substitution compared to this genomic sequence) — protein: MIHSLFLVNASGDIFLEKHWKSVVSRSVCDYFFEALERATEPENVPPVIPTPHHYLINVLRHRIYFVAVIQSEVPPLFVIEFLHRVVDTFQDYFGVCTEAAIKDNVVVVYELLEEMLDNGFPLATESNILKELIKPPTILRTVVNTITGSTNVGGQLPTGQLSVVPWRRTGVKYTNNEAYFDVVEEIDAIIDKSGSTITAEIQGVIDACVKLTGMPDLTLSFMNPRLLDDVSFHPCVRFKRWEAERILSFIPPDGNFRLLSYHVSSQNLVAIPVYVKHNISFREGSSQGRFELTLGPKQTMGKVVEAVLVSSQLPRGVLNANLNPSQGTYTFDPVTKLLSWDVGKINPQKLPSLKGSMSLQAGASKPDENPTINIQFKIQQLAISGLKVNRLDMYGEKYKPFKGIKYMTKAGKFQVRT